ATCCAGATTAGGCGTTTTGATCTTTAATTGACCGTAACAGCCCAGCTCACCATAACCCATATCATCGGCGTATATGTAAATAATATTGGGCAACTGCGTTTTCTGAGCATGCGTAAAAGTGTGGATCATCGAAATGATCATTATGACTAAGGGTAATCGGAGCTGTTGGCTTAGTTTAAACATTGATGTAAGAATGAATGATCCCAATAATACAAAAAAACAACATTTAAACATATGTTTAATATAAGTAAACTTTTATTTTCTAAGTTTGCACCACTATTCCTAAACCTTTCACATAAAACTAATAAAGACGATGATTAGAATGGTAGTTTTTGACATGGCGGGCACGACAGTCAACGAAAATAATGCAGTTTATAAAACCCTTAGAAGTGCCATCAATGAAGCGAACTTCGATTTTTCTTTGGATGAAGTGCTTGAAGCGGGCGCTGGGAAGGAAAAGCTGCAGGCGATCCGTAGTATTCTAATGAAAAGGAATATTGAAGACGAGCAACTGGCAAGCCAGATCTTTGGGCGATTTCTTGTCCTGCTGGATGAAACCTACAGCACTCAAGAAATATATGAACAAGATAATGCTACGAAGCTATTTCATGCATTAAAAGATCGCGACGTATTGGTGGTTTTGAACACGGGATATAATCGTGCGACGGCAGAGACGCTTATCAAAAAGATCGGGTGGAAAAAAGGATCAGATTATGATTTATTGGTTACAGCCTCTGACGTTGCCAACAACCGCCCGTCACCCGACATGATCCTGAATGCAATGCAGCATTTTGGTTTTGAGGATCCTGCCGAAGTGATGAAGGTGGGCGACTCCACAGTGGACGTGATGGAGGGCAAAAACGCGGGCTGCCTGATCAATATCGGCATCACGACCGGAGCGCATACAGCCAGTCAGCTGACCGCAGCTAATCCAGAATATATTGTTCATAATCTGATAGAGCTTTTAGCTATCGTTGCAGAGGAAAATCAGGCGGAAACTGTCTAAAGTCAAAATTGGTATGAGCTTCAAAGCCTTACCGACCGTATGCGCATTGTATTGTAAGTGAAATAGCGGCCTGGTGCCGCTATTGTTGTTTTTAGTCACTAGTAAATAATGTTTAGCATTAGTTAACAAATATTTAATATTACTCTTCATTGTATTTGTAAACTAATTACCTAATATTGAACAAAAGTTTACAAATACTAAAATTTCCTTTCCTGAAACTTAACCTATCAATCTCATGAAGCTTTTTTTACGCTTGTTCATGATGGTGCAAATCTGTTGTCTGGGCAGCATTTGCTCAACCAGTCTCTTCGCCCAGCAACTGAAAGTAAGCGGCGTCGTACGGGACGCGCAACGAAACCCGGTTCCCGGGGTGAACGTGCTGGTTGCCGAAACAACCAATGGTACATCGACCGATGTCAATGGCAACTTTACGTTATCAGTTTCTTCCCTAAACGGCAAATTGATTTTTTCTTCAATCGGCTATGAGCGACAGGAGATTGAGCTCAATGGCAAGTCAGATTTTGAAATCCAGATGATCGAGTCGGCTGCTGTACTGAATGAAGCTGTGGTAGTGGGCTATGGAACGCAGAAAAAAGTGAACCTCACAGGCGCTACCGAGCAGATCGGCAGCGAAATCCTGGAAAACCGTCCTGTTACGCGCATTAGTCAGGCATTGCAGGGCGCAGTGGGTAACCTCAACATTACGACCGGAACTGGCGGTGGCGCCCCTAACGCGACCCAGAGCATTAACATTCGTGGCTACACGGGTCTGGGGACTTCCGGCTCGCCGCTCATCGTCATCGACGGCATCCAGGGAGGCGACCTCAACTCGATCAACCCGTCTGATATTGAATCCATTACGGTTTTAAAAGACGCTGCTTCTTCCGCGATTTACGGATCGAGCGCTCCATACGGGGTCATTTTAGTTAATACCAAACAAGGAAAAAAAGGCAAAGGCGCCAGCATTACCTACAATAATAACCTTTCATTGGCGCAGCCGATCAACCTACCCAAAATGCTGAATTCGCTTGATTTTGCTAACCTGTATAATGAAGCATTTGCCAATGCGGGCCGTGCGCCGATGTTCAGCGACGAGACCATTCAGCGGATCAAAGACTATCAGGCGGGCAAAATCACTACGGAAACCATTCCCAACCCAACGGCTGGAAGCAACGGGTGGCAAACCTGGGGAGCCAGTAATGCAAACAACGATTGGTTTAAAATTTATTTCAAAGATTTCGCATTCAGTCAACAGCATAATATTGGTGTGACTGGCGGTTCAGACAAATCGACTTACTACGTGGGTGGCGGCTATAATTACCGCGGCGGGATGTACAATTTCGGTCACGACACCTACAAACGCTTCAACATCAGGGCTAATATCACGTCCGAACTCAACAAATGGCTTGGGTTCAGTTTCCGAAGTAGCGCCTCACGACAACTTTACGACACGCCAAATCTTTACGGCAGCAAAACGGGTGGCGGAAACGAAGCTTACATGCACCAGATCGCCAGAAAGTTTCCAAGTGTGGCTTTGATCAATCCTGACGGAAATTATTCATCCACCAGCGACGTGCTCCTGCATACGGAAGGCGGCCGAAACAAAACAACAACGGATCAGGTGATGTTGACCGGGGAGTTTAATCTGAAATTTACAAAAGACTGGAGTGCCACGGCCAACTACACATTGGACGGAAGCTTCTACGATTCCCAGGCGCATCAGAAAACATTATATGAGTTCCTGCCCGACGGCAGCAAGGCAGTGATCGGAGGAACATCGCCCAGCTCATTCTCCCGAAGCAACGATCGCAACTTCCACCACATTATCAACGCGTTTACTACCTACGAAAAGCAGCTGGGCGGACATTATGTGAAGCTGCTTGGCGGCTATGTGCGTGATTACACTGCATTCCAAAGCTATTCGGCATCCAATTCCCTGCTTTACTCGGATAATATTCCCTCATTGAATACTTCGTACGGAACTGCACCTTCCATCGGTGACGCGATCCGCAAACTGGCCTCGGAAGGCTTCTTTGGAAGGGTTAATTATAATTTCAAAGAAAAATATCTGCTGGAAGTCAATGGTCGCTATGACGGCTCTTCCCGCTTTTTGAAAGACGTAAGATGGAAATTCTATCCGGGCGTATCGGCAGGCTGGAATATCGACCGGGAAGCATTCTTCGAGCCACTTGCCAAAACGGTCAACGCATTCAAGATCCGTGCATCTTACGGTTCGCTCGGCGACCAATATTTTCTGGATGCAAACGCGCCCAACTGGTATCCGTTCTATCCAAGTCTGAGCATTACGAAGCCCACGTCCACATCCTGGCTATTCGGCTCGGGACAAGAGGCGGCTGTTAACTACCCCACGCTGGTAAATCCAATGCTGACCTGGGTAACAACCACTTCCACGAACATCGGAACTGACATTGCGCTTTTGAACAACCGCCTGACCACTTCATTCGACTGGTATGTGCGCAAAGCAGATGATTTTGCGGGTCCTTCCGAAGCATTACCGGCGATCCTGGGGGCTTCTCCGCCAACTGCCAACAATGCGGCCATTGAAACACGCGGTTTTGAATTGTCAGTCGGCTGGAACGACCACATCGGTGAGGTACGATATGGAATTCGGGCCGTTTTAAGTAACTATTCAGGAAAAGTGATCAAATATCCTAACCCGAACGGGGCACTTTCAAGCTATCATGAAGGACAGAAAATGGGCGAGATCTGGGGTTATAAAACCGTGGGCTTGTTCCAGACAGAGCAGGAAGTGGCAGAGGCGCCTGCCCAAACATTCCTCTCCGCCGCAGCCTGGACACCCGGTGACGTGCGCTACGCAGATCTCAATGGTGACGGTAAAATCGACGCGGGTGCAAGTACACTTGCGAACCCTGGCGACCGGACAGTAATCGGCAACAGTACGCCGCGCTATTCATACAGCTTTACGGGCGATCTCGCTTGGAAAGGTTTTGACTTACAGATTTTCTTGCAGGGAATTGCGAAACGCGATGTTTTTATCAGCTCCAATTACTTCTTCGGTATCGTTGGGAACGAGTGGCAAAGCTCACCCTTCACGATTAATCAGGATCGGTGGACGCCGGAAACGCCCGACGGTTTTTTCCCGAAATACTACATGAGCGACCAGAACTCGAAAAATACACAGACCCAGACAAGATATCTGCAAAATGCTGCTTACCTGCGGATCAAAAACCTGCAACTGGGTTATTCGCTACCGGCATCGGTGATGAAGGCGATCAAACTCCAGCGCATCCGCCTGTATGTAAGCGCCGAGAACCTGGCGACTTTCACCAAGCTTGCCAAAACGCTTGATCCGGAGCTTTCGATCGGGTCGGGGAAAATATATCCGTTGCAGAGAACATTCTCAGCGGGGCTTAATGTGACATTTTAAGACTTCTAAATTCTAACAAAATGAAAAAATATCTCATGCTCATGCTCGCCTGCGCGGGACTGCTGGCCGGCTGCCAGGAAGATTTCCTAGACAGGGCACCTGAAACAAATATCAGCGACGCGGAATACTGGAAGACCGCCAACGATTTGCAGCTGTATGTGAATAATTTTTACACCGCATTTCCTAATCCGATTGGCATTTATAGCCCAGGTGTGTGGGGCTCCGATGCAGACGAGGGCAGTGACAATATGATTTACACAGGTTATAATGCGGCATTGAATGGCGAACGCGTGATTCCTTCATCGGGCGGCGGCTGGGCTTATGGAGATTGGTCTGCATTACGCAGTATCAACTATTTCCTGGCTAATTATGACAAAGCAGAAGAAAGCTGGGAAACTAAAAAACGCTTTGTAGGTGAGGCGCTGTTTTTCCGCACCTATTTCTATTTTTCCAAACTCAAAACCTTCGGCGACCTGCCCTGGGTGAACCAACCACTTGACCCCACATCCGCGGAGCTGAAAAACGCCCGGTTATCACGCGCCGTAATCGTGGATTCTCTGATGAATGATCTCAATAAAGCGATCGATTATCTGCCAACTAAATCAAAAGCGTCTTCGATGCGCATTAACAAGGAAATTGCTCAGCTTTTTCAGGCGCGCATTGCATTATATGAAGGGACTTGGGAAAAATATCACGCGGGTACTGCATTCGGTGTGACTGGTTCGGATGGAGAAAAGTTTTTACAAAAAGCTGCGCAGGTAAGTGAAACATTGATCAAGGGCAACTCCGGTTACCAGTTGCAGCCAACACCGGGCGAAGACGGATACTGGCGGCTATTTAATCAGATTGACTATTCTTCCAACACTGAGGTAATGCTCTGGCGCAAATTTGATATCAACCTAAACGGAGGTCATTACTGGCACCGCTATACCAACACCGGCGCAGGCCGCGGCATGACGAAGGATCTGGTAGACAGCTATTTGTGCACAGATGGAAAACCGATTGAAATCAGCACTCTTTACAAAGGCGATGCAACATTGCAAACTGTAGTCGCTGGCCGTGACCCCCGCCTGGCGCAGACCATGTATGTGGCCGACGGCAAACACATTGTTACCAACAACCGCCCAGGCGGAGCGGCCCCTGCCCTTTTCGAAATCCCATCGTTCTCGGCTGCAAATGAAAACAAGCCTGCGACAGGATACCAGGTCTATAAAGGCCACAACCCGGATTACAACCAGCAGCTCGATCGCGGCACTACAGGTTTTATCCTGTTCCGTTACGCCGAAGCGCTGCTGATTTTTGCCGAAGCAAAGGCGGAACTGGGTGCATTCAGTCAAACGGACGCTGATCTTAGCATTAACTTATTACGAGCACGTGTAGGCATGCCAGCGCTGAAAGTTGAAGCGATTTCTAATGATCCAAAGCCTGAATTTCCGGCCCTTAGCCCGTTAGTTAACGAAGTACGTCGCGAAAGGCGCGTGGAACTAGCCTGCGAAGGTTACCGCCATGACGATCTTTTCCGCTGGGCTGCCGCCGACGAGAAAATCGTGGGTTGGAAACCCAAAGGTGCCGTTCTTGCACAATGGAAAGATCTTGTTCCTGCGGCTCAGCTGGCGACCTACCCGGTGGACGAAAAGGGATATGTTGAGTTTTACAAAAACATTTCCGGCATGAGCAGCGGATATAAATTTAATGTCGGTCGGGACTATCTTGCGCCACTGCCGCAGGATCAACTTGTTTTGAATCCGGATATCAAACAAAATCCGGGCTGGTAATAACAATATTGACATTGATGAAAAGAAGACACTTTATTCAGGCATCCCTGGCCGCCGCGGCAACCGGCGCGCCAGGGTCTGCTGCAAATGCGGAAGCCGCACGCAAAAATAAACCTGCATTAACCGTCGCCCACATTACCGACGTCCACATCAGGCCCAAAGATTTTATTCCTGCACGTTTCAAAAAGAGCCTGGAACATTTGAAAACGTATAAAATGGATTTTGTACTCAACGGAGGCGATTCCATTTTCGCAGCCGATTACAAAGACGTAACCCGTGAATCGATGCTGGCGCAATGGGCTACCTGGGATGATTGCATCAAATCGCTGTCCGGCTTCGAAGTTTACAGCTGTATTGGCAACCATGACCCCTGGTGGCAGGCGCCTTCCAAGGACGACGAAATGTATGGCGTAGCGTATGCAGCCAAACGTGCAGGAATGCCGCACCGGTACTATAGTTTCACAAAAAAGAACTGGCATTTCATCATTCTGGACGGAAATAACCCCGGCGTGAGTCTTGATCCTGAACAAATGACCTGGCTGGAAAAAGAGCTTGAAAACGTACCAGCCGACCATTATGTGCTGCTGATGGGGCACTACCCTATTTTGACAGTTACCGCCGCCTGGGCGGGAGGGCAGCATAAAGATCATGTGGCGCTCAGGAAGCTGTTTTACAAACATAAAGACAAAGTAAAAGTCTGCCTTTCGGGTCATAATCACCTGCTCGACAGCAATGTTTTCAATGATGTGCATTACTTCTGCAATGGCGCGATGAGCGGGTATTGGTGGGAAAAGGGTGACGAGCAGTCAGCTGGCCCCTATTATTACCAGGAAACGGCTCCCGGTTATGCGATTTTAAAATTGTATGAAGACGGCACAGTCGAAAATCATTATCACGAACACAAGTTTTAATTCAATAGAAAAATGAAACGTCGGTCATTTCTGCAAGCTGCTTCGCTTGCTCCCGTATCCCTGGCGGGAATCAATTCTTTGGTCAAACCAAAAGAAGTTCTTCGCTTCGGAATTTGTGCGGATCTGCATTACGATCTGATCCCTGATGCAACGGAGCGACTCGGTGCGTTTGTAACAGCTATGAATGAGCAAAAAGCCGATTTTATCATTCAGATGGGTGATTTTTGCACGCCAAAGGAGATTAACAGACCTATTCTGGAAGTGTGGAATCGTTTCGAAAAATCGAAATACCATGTAATCGGCAACCATGAAACCGATGGCGGGTTTATGCACGCGCAGGTTGTCGATTTCTGGAAAGCCAAAGGTGCATATTACTCTTTCGACGCCAATAATTACCATTTTGTGGTGTTGAATGGAAATGAAAAAAATCCGGCCGGCTACAAAGGTTACCCGCGGTATATTGGTGCGGAACAAAGGGAATGGTTAACCCGGGATTTAAAGGATACCAAACTTCCCGCTATCGTTTTTTGTCACCAGGGACTCGATAATGACGTGGCTGGCATTGAACAAGCCGTCGCCATCAGGCGGATTTTTGAAAAAGCAACCAATGCCTCCGGTGACTCGAAAGTGCGGATGGTTTTCAGCGGACATCATCATCAGGATTATCAGAATGAGATAAACGGCATTCCATACGTACAGATCAACAGCATGTCGTATTACTGGGCGGGGGAGAAAAAGAATACAACAACCTACGATGAAGCGCTGACGAAAAAGTATCCTTACCTGTCTTCCATGCTCCGGTATAAAGACCCGCTCTGGGCGCTGGTAACCATTTTTTCCGACGGCCGCATTGACATTAGCGGAACAACTTCAAAATTTTTGGACCGCTCGCCCGATCAGGCGGGCATAACGGAAGTAGAGAGTATTTATCCCGTTGTGTCGGTGGTTTCGGATCGTCACTATTCGTCGCCAGGAAAGTGATTCAGACAAGATTTAGAAAAAACAAGAGTATAATGACTAGACTTAAAATGTATTTTATGGTGTGCTTACTTGTTGGCAGCACGCCATTTTGCCTTGCACAACAACAGAGCAAAAAAAGTTTAAGACCTCAAAATACAATCCCAATTCTGTCAAGTGATTCAAAAAATGACATCATTGACAAAGCGGCATACGTGGTTCCAACAGCCAACCAATATGCGGCACTGCAAAATGAGTTCATTGCCTTTGTTCATTTCGGGCCAAATACATTTACTAAAATGGAATGGGGCAACGGCATGGAAAATCCAAGCATTTTCAACCTGAAAGAACTGGATACAGATCAATGGTGCACGGCTATGAAAGCTGCCGGGATGAAAATGGTCATATTGACCGTCAAGCATCACGATGGTTTTGTGCTTTGGCAAAGCCGGTACACTGATCACGGAATCATGTCCTCCCCTTTTCAAAATGGCAAAGGGGATATTTTAAGGAATCTGTCTGCGTCGTGCAAGAAAGCAGGCCTGAAACTGGGCATTTATCTGTCTCCGGCAGATCTGTTTCAGATTGAAAATCCGAAAGGCTTGTACGGTAACCTGAGCAAGCCTTCCCGACGCACGATTCCCCGACCAATTACAAACAGACCTTTTACAAGCAAGGTGAAGTTTGATTTTGTAGTGGATGATTATAATGAGTATTTCCTCAATCAACTCTTCGAACTACTGACTGAATATGGCCCGGTTCATGAGGTTTGGTTCGACGGCGCTCATCCGAAAACGAAAGGAAACCAGCAATACGATTATCTCGCCTGGCGTAAACTGATCAGGACATTGGCACCGAAGGCGGTGATTTTCGGTCGTGAGGATATCCGGTGGTGCGGCAATGAGGCAGGCCAAACGCGTTCCACAGAATGGAACGTGATCCCGTATCAGGATAATCCCAAACTCATGACGCGTTTTGGAGATCTTACAGCGGAGTCGCTCGGTAGCCGGGAAGATATTTTTAAGGGCAAGTTCTTACATTATCAGCAGGCAGAAACCAACACGTCCATTCGCGAGGGCTGGTTTTACCGAGATGATATTTATCAAAAGGTCCGCAGTGCCGATGATGTGTTCGATATTTATGAGCGCTCGGCAGGAGGAAATTCTACTTTCCTGCTCAACATTCCCCCAAACCGCGAAGGTCGATTTCCAGACCAGGATGTAGCCGTACTTAGTGAAGTGGGCAAACGTATCGCTGCAACTTACGAAAAGAATCTTTTTGCCAATGCTTCCGGGCCCAGACCGCTACTGGATGGCAATGCTGCAACCTTTACATTATTGGATAAAGCTTCCGAAGCGCTCACAATTACACTTCCTAAGCCACAAACCATTAACCGTATTGTTTTGCAGGAGGCGATCGGCACTCATGGAGAAAGAATTGAGAAACACGCCTTGGACGCCTGGATTAACAATCAGTGGACTGAAATTATTACTGCCACCAATGTTGGTTACAAACGAATTTTGCGCTTCCCGGAGGTAACCTCCGCTAAGTTCAGGGTCAGGATTATTGAGTCAAGAAATACGCCTGCGCTCTCCAATGTGACGGCACATTACTACCAGTCAAGCCCGCCGCAGCTTGCCATTTTACGTGACCGAGAGGGATTAGTGCACATTACGCCGCAGCAAAATGATTTCGGATGGAAACCTCATGGTCATAATGCGACAAAAAACATCAATCAAGATCTGGAAATCTATTATACTATGGATGGAAGCAATCCAGGGCCAAATGCACCGCGATATCAAGCGCCATTCCCGACCGAATCACAGACAGTCCGTGCGATAGCAATCAGCAAAAGCCGCCAGGGAAGCATTGCTGAAAGAGCGTTCGGAATTTTGGGAAACAATTGGAAGGTTGTCGGTCAGGACAGTGAAAAGGGCAAACATAAGGCATCTCTGGCATTTGATGCCGACCCGTCCACATATTGGTTAAGCGATAACACCGGCGCAGCACATTTTATCGAAATTGACCTGGGCAAACAACAGGATCTTGCAGGTTTTGCTTACACACCGCCGTCCAAAGATGCGAGCGGTATGATTGAGAGCGGCGTGATCAAGGTCAGTCATGATGGCAAGCGATGGCAGCAAGCTGGGAGCTTCCAATTCGGCAATCTGATCAACGATCCTACCCGACGCGTTTTCCGTTTTGAAAAACCCTCAGCCGCAAGATTCGTTCGGATCGAATCCGGGATTATCGCTGGGCAAAGCGGCTCGGCCGCAATTGCAGAACTAGAGTTTTTCGTTTCTGACTAAGGCGACTCGAATCTTTTCAAAAGAATTATGACCTTCGAAAAATCTAATCGGGAGATTGGTGCAGCCTCTGGCAATACGTCAAATTTAAGTGATGCATTAACATTCATTCGGTTTTAAGTTGTTTCAGAATATTTTCCGCCGCTTTAACTTCGATGCGCCGATCCATTAACTGTGCTTCTGCTTCCTTTACGGTTAGCTCATGTGCCTCCCGCTTCTGTGTTTCAAGTTCCGCGCGCTCAGGATCTTCATAGTAAATGCTATCAACTCTTGCTGTAAGTACTGGGCTAAGCTGCCTGGTAACCCGGAATTTAATATCGCTTTCTTGCAGTCGGTTGCTTTCCTTGTAATTGCTAATGGCCACTGCAATGCTTATAGCCGTTGAAAGCAGCAGGACTGCTGCCGAAATCATGAAGCCTTTCGAGCGAAGGTCGAAATGATGGTGGTGCCTGACTTCCGATGCCTTGGGTACGCTTGCAAATGATTGCTGAACCTGGGAAAATTGTCCTAAGTATTTTTTACGTTTCTTCTTTTTTGATGGATTTGTAATCTGTTGGTCATATTGCTGGACAGGTCGGAGCAAGTCATTAATTATTTTGTCGTCCGGGGGCTGCTGGGAGTAAGTTGCGGGCCGAAATCTTTCTTCTGCAAGGTTGGGCATATATTCTGGCAGCTTTCGAAACTGCTGCACCATCGCCAGCCTGGTTCCGCTGTGGCATATGACGATCAATTCTTCACACTTGACTCATTCTGTTTGGGAAAACGGTAGAGATAAGGCGCTTTGTTGGCGGCACCTGTAAATTTCTTTTTCAGACGTTCCAGCACGTTGAGCTCCAGAACACGTTTTGGAAAGTTATTGGCCGCAAAGGATTTCTCAAGAATCGTTTCATAAAGCTCCTGGACCTCTTTCATCGTAAATGTTTCGGGCAATAAATGAAAGGCCACCCGTTTCCGGTCCAGATCGGCGCGAAGGGACTCAATTGCCTCGTCAACAAGTTGATTATGGTCCATAATCATTTGGGGAATGGCGTTGACAGGGTACCACTCAATTGACTCATCGATTTCATTTTTTTGAGCGACGACATTGTTTAAATCAACCAGCGCATAATAGCCAATTCCTATAAATCGGCGGGTAAACCATTCGTACTCTCTGCGTTTAGTTTCATCGTCTAATGTATTTGGGTTAAGCTCTATGAGCCGATCCAGAAAATTGCGGCTGTTCCGACTCGCTTTCCCCATCGTCTTAAACGACTCCAGGTAGACGTCTTTAATACCAGTTCGATCCTCTAATATTCGCTTGGCCGCTTCGTCTGTGTCCTCATCCTGGTAAACAAATCCGCTGGGTAATGCCCAGAAATCTCCTTGGAAGTGGAGCTTGGGCACAAGTACTTTGAGCTGTTTGTCCTGGTAACCAAAAATGACGCAATGAATGGAGACTTGCTGAATATAGCCTTGCTGACTTATGATATGCATACGTATAAAAAATATTGGTAAAAAGTAAACAAAGGGAACCGTTGCCGCAACGTTTTGCAATGAAAAAAACCAAAGCAACTGCAAACCTAAAAGTTTGAAATCCATAGAAGCAATTGGGACAACCAGATTTTCTGTCGGGCAGGTTCGCAGAGATGCATCTCACAGCCTTAAAAAGGCATCCACATCCCAAAGGTACAGGATCAAAAAAATTATTATCTTTTTTTTTAGATAATAATAAATTTTTCATTTTCCTTTGCTAAACCATTGCATTGGAAGGGTATTATTTTGAACAAAATTTATTATCTATTTTTTTAGATAATAATAAATTATACTTCACTTTGCTCGCGTTTTTCAACTTTCACCCATGCTTTTCTCAACGGGAAAGCTACTAGTCTACTTAACTATATGTCTTATGAAGTGCAGCTTTACTAATGAAATCAGGCTGATCTCACGGCTGGCGCTGGGATTGCTCACTGCGACTATGATGTTCGCAAATTCTGTATTCGCGGATCCCCAAATCCCCGTTTTTCAACATACGAAGAGCGCAGTAGCGGGATTAGTGACCGATGAGGCCGACAAACCGTTGCCGGGAGTGACCATTCAGGTGAAGCGAACTCTGGAAGGGACCGTTACAGACGAACATGGCAAATTCAGCCTGGACGTTGAAGACGGGGCCGTTCTTGTTTTTTCGTTTATTGGTTACACAAAGTTGGAATTGCCGGTTAATGGTCGTTCCAGCCTCGCAGTTCAGATGCAACCTGAATTGAAATCGCTCGATGA
The genomic region above belongs to Dyadobacter pollutisoli and contains:
- a CDS encoding alpha-L-fucosidase yields the protein MVCLLVGSTPFCLAQQQSKKSLRPQNTIPILSSDSKNDIIDKAAYVVPTANQYAALQNEFIAFVHFGPNTFTKMEWGNGMENPSIFNLKELDTDQWCTAMKAAGMKMVILTVKHHDGFVLWQSRYTDHGIMSSPFQNGKGDILRNLSASCKKAGLKLGIYLSPADLFQIENPKGLYGNLSKPSRRTIPRPITNRPFTSKVKFDFVVDDYNEYFLNQLFELLTEYGPVHEVWFDGAHPKTKGNQQYDYLAWRKLIRTLAPKAVIFGREDIRWCGNEAGQTRSTEWNVIPYQDNPKLMTRFGDLTAESLGSREDIFKGKFLHYQQAETNTSIREGWFYRDDIYQKVRSADDVFDIYERSAGGNSTFLLNIPPNREGRFPDQDVAVLSEVGKRIAATYEKNLFANASGPRPLLDGNAATFTLLDKASEALTITLPKPQTINRIVLQEAIGTHGERIEKHALDAWINNQWTEIITATNVGYKRILRFPEVTSAKFRVRIIESRNTPALSNVTAHYYQSSPPQLAILRDREGLVHITPQQNDFGWKPHGHNATKNINQDLEIYYTMDGSNPGPNAPRYQAPFPTESQTVRAIAISKSRQGSIAERAFGILGNNWKVVGQDSEKGKHKASLAFDADPSTYWLSDNTGAAHFIEIDLGKQQDLAGFAYTPPSKDASGMIESGVIKVSHDGKRWQQAGSFQFGNLINDPTRRVFRFEKPSAARFVRIESGIIAGQSGSAAIAELEFFVSD
- a CDS encoding NUDIX hydrolase; this translates as MDFKLLGLQLLWFFSLQNVAATVPFVYFLPIFFIRMHIISQQGYIQQVSIHCVIFGYQDKQLKVLVPKLHFQGDFWALPSGFVYQDEDTDEAAKRILEDRTGIKDVYLESFKTMGKASRNSRNFLDRLIELNPNTLDDETKRREYEWFTRRFIGIGYYALVDLNNVVAQKNEIDESIEWYPVNAIPQMIMDHNQLVDEAIESLRADLDRKRVAFHLLPETFTMKEVQELYETILEKSFAANNFPKRVLELNVLERLKKKFTGAANKAPYLYRFPKQNESSVKN